DNA from Pantanalinema sp.:
TCAATGACTGGTTCAAGAGCTTCCTGCCGCTCCTCATCGTGGGGCTTCTGCACCTCATCGTGGGCGGCGCGGCCTTCTGGATGAAGTCAGGCAACATCACCGCCCAGGTTCACCTGCTGATGAACGTGGCAACCGCTTGGTTCGCGATCGGTGGCTCGGATTACGATGCTGGGCACCTTCTGGGGCGGTTTTACGTGGCGGCGCTCGCTTTGATGGGTAGCGCGTATCTACACCTTGGAATGGTATTCCCTAACCCGCCCCATTGGCTCAAGAGGCGCCCCTGGTTGAATCTGTTGCCCTACGCGCCTTCGTTGCTGTTGCTCGCTTTCTGGCAATTCATTTTTCGGCCGGTTGGCCATTTCGAAAATCCAAAGGGCCTCGATCTCCACATGGGGCTGCAGGATGTGGCCTTCGTGTGGATCTTGCTCGGAGTGCTTTGCTTGGTCGGAAGTATTCTCTTCCGTCTGGTTCGTAGCAAGAGCATTCGTGAGCGGCAGCAAGTCAAGGTCTCCTTGCTTGGCGCTGCTCTTGCGTATTTGCCTGGGACGGTTCTCTGGATCGTTCCATATCTGGCGAACAACAACATCGTCGATCAGTCGGGACTTCTCGTAAATCTTTCTTTTGCCTGCTTCGTTTTCTTCCCGCTGTCCGTCGCCTACGCCATCGTCCGTCACAAGATGTTCGACATCGACTTGGTCATCAAGCGAACCCTGGTCTATGCGGTGGTGGTGGCGGCCCTTTCAAGTGTCTACTTCGTCACGATTGCCGCGATTCGCTGGGCCATCGAGCACCTGATGGGATCGGGCGGCAACACGACAGGCAATATCCTTGCGACCGCCTTCGTGGCGCTCGCCTTCGTGCCGGTTCGCAACCGAACGCATGCGATTATCGATCGCCTCTTCTATCGCAACCGCTACGACTTCCGCTCGGTGCTCAGCGACTACACCCGCTTCACCAAGGAGAACCCCGAGCTCGACGCGGTGCTCGACAAGTTCGTCGAGGTGGTGGACCAGACGGTTCACCCGCGCCACATGTCGATCATGATCCGGGACCCCAAGTCGAAGAACCTGAACGTCTACAAGACGAGCGGCCTCTCGATCTTCCCCGAGGGCTTCGCGATCCCTGCCGATGCTCCCGAGATCGGCGAGCTGTCCAAGGCCCGGCGGACCGGCCTCAAACCTTCCAAGGCGACCACCCGCCAGCTCTCGCACATGGACGCCTTGGGCATCGCCTTCTGCGTGCCGCTCGAGATCCGCGGCGAGATCCTGGGGATGGTCAACGTGGGCCAGAAGCTCTCGGAGCTTGAGTACAGCGCCGAGGACCAGGGGCTGCTCATGAACATGGGCCAGCAGCTGGCGAGCGTCATCCGCATCCACGAGATGACCAAGGCCGAGGTCAACCGCGCCCGGCTCGATGCCGAACTCGAGACCGCGCGCCACATCCAGGCCTCGCTGCTTCCGGCCGCGGCCCCCGCGCCGGCGGGGCTCGAGGTCATGGGCTCGTCGGAGTCGGCCTACGAGTTCGGCGGCGACTACTACGATCTCGTCACCCTCCACGACGGCCAGCTGCGCGTGGTGGTCGGCGACGTGGCCGGCAAGGGCGTGCAGGCGGCGATGGTCATGGCCATGGCCAAGAGCTGCTTCTTCAACCAGGTGAGGGTCGATCCCGACCTGCCGACCG
Protein-coding regions in this window:
- a CDS encoding SpoIIE family protein phosphatase, with amino-acid sequence MFDIDLVIKRTLVYAVVVAALSSVYFVTIAAIRWAIEHLMGSGGNTTGNILATAFVALAFVPVRNRTHAIIDRLFYRNRYDFRSVLSDYTRFTKENPELDAVLDKFVEVVDQTVHPRHMSIMIRDPKSKNLNVYKTSGLSIFPEGFAIPADAPEIGELSKARRTGLKPSKATTRQLSHMDALGIAFCVPLEIRGEILGMVNVGQKLSELEYSAEDQGLLMNMGQQLASVIRIHEMTKAEVNRARLDAELETARHIQASLLPAAAPAPAGLEVMGSSESAYEFGGDYYDLVTLHDGQLRVVVGDVAGKGVQAAMVMAMAKSCFFNQVRVDPDLPTVMKAINQMIVETIDDKKHRKTTLIYGAIDPEAKVLRYSCAGHQPPHYYSAESGRVEELPIPGSFPFGASRIAKYQEIEVQLHSGDVLVFYTDGVTEAENPDHEMFYRIEEGPDGEDVEYDRLKEVLEAHHDASAHEIHRQILKAVSAWVDGGPQGDDITLVVVKVA